A genomic segment from Cyprinus carpio isolate SPL01 chromosome A4, ASM1834038v1, whole genome shotgun sequence encodes:
- the LOC109093228 gene encoding gastrula zinc finger protein XlCGF57.1-like: MAFIKEESEDMKIEEVFSLKQEDTEEQTDLMTLKEESEELNETKEKDHHDFIPGDKSFSCSQSENSSRKSALKTGTKSYLTCFQCGKSFSQHEKFQVHMRIHTRGKPYAHPQCGTIFDQDGNLKVHVRMHTGKSPFICLQCGNGFTQKRSLNRHMRIHTREKPYKCPQCGKSFDSHANLKIHMISHAGQKPYTCPHCGKGFNKKGHFEDHIRIHTRQSPFICQQCGNGFTQKGSLNRHMRIHNGARPHKCHQCGKCFSQHGNLEVHMRLHTGEKPYICQECGKSFNRKGNLNYHMKIHTGEKAFTCKLCGISFALNGGLNRHMRIHNKEKPYTCPHCGKGFYQHGNLKIHMRIHSGEKPYTCPHCGKSFNQKGHFEDHIRIHTGEKLYTCLQCGRSFNRKGRFEDHIRIHTGEKPFTCQQCGKSFNQKGILNRHRRTHI; this comes from the coding sequence ACCTGATGACACtaaaagaggagagtgaagaactgAATGAAACTAAAGAAAAAGATCATCATGATTTCATACCTGGAGACAAATCTTTCAGTTGCTCACAATCTGAAAATAGCTCACGAAAAAGTGCTCTAAAGACAGGTACTAAAAGTTACTTAACCTgctttcagtgtggaaagagtttcagtcaaCACGAAAAGTTTCAAGTCCATATGAGAATTCACACAAGAGGAAAGCCTTACGCACATCCTCAGTGTGGAACAATTTTTGATCAAGATGGGAACCTTAAAGTCCACGTAAGAATGCATACTGGAAAGAGCCCATTCATCTGCCTACAATGTGGAAACGGATTCACTCAAAAAAGAAGCCTTAACAGGCATATGAGAATTCACACCAGAGAAAAGCCTTACaaatgccctcagtgtggaaagagttttgataGTCATGCAAACCTTAAAATCCACATGATATCTCACGCTGGACAAAAACCCTACACTTGCCCTCATTGTGGAAAGGGATTCAATAAAAAAGGACACTTTGAAGACCACATAAGAATTCACACTAGACAGAGCCCATTcatctgccaacagtgtggaaatggattcactcaaaaaggaagccttaacaggcacatgagaattcacaatgGAGCGAGGCCTCACAAatgtcatcagtgtggaaagtgtttcagtCAACATGGAAACCTTGAAGTCCACATGagacttcacactggagagaaaccttacatcTGCCAagagtgtggaaaaagtttcaaccGCAAAGGAAACCTTAATtaccacatgaaaattcacactggagagaaggcTTTCACTTGCAAATTGTGTGGAATAAGTTTCGCTCTAAATGGAGGACTTAATAGGCATATGAGAATTCACAACAAagaaaagccttacacatgccctcACTGTGGAAAGGGATTTTATCAACATGGAAACCTCAAaattcacatgagaattcactctGGAGAGAAACCCTATACATGCCctcactgtggaaagagtttcaatcaGAAAGGACACTTTGAAGACCAcataagaattcacactggagagaaactctACACATGCCttcagtgtggaaggagtttcaATCGAAAAGGACGCTTTGAAGACCACATAAGAATTCACACTGgggagaagcctttcacctgccaacaatgtggaaaaagttttaacCAAAAAGGAATCCTTAACAGACACAGGAGAACTCATATCTGA